CTCACCGCCCTCCATGTAGGGGACGGGGTCGGCCAGCTCACTGGCATGCGCCCAGCGCACCGGCGTATCGAGCCGGTCCGCCCCCGCACGCACCGTGAGTTTGAGCGCCGAGTGCTGGACGAGCGAGGCGAGCGTGGGGGGCATGGGGATCGGGGGACCTTTGAGGAGGGGGCGATTTCGCCGTCCCGTATGAACGGCTCCCGGCGATTCTGCCAGGGTGGCAGAGTCCCCGTCACCGCCGTACAGGCCTCGGTGCCCTCCGTCAGCCGCCCAGCCGCACCAGGAGCGGGGAGGCGTGTTCGCCGTCGACCGTGGTGAGGGAGAGCACCGCGTGGCCGGCAGGCAGCTCGTACGCCAGTCCGGAGGCGGACCATCGCTCCCGCTCCACCTGGCGCACGGTCACCGCATCCGTGGTGACGGCCTTGCCGGTGGCCATCTTCCGCAGGGCGTGCAGCGCGCGGGTGAGCGGCTGGTCGGCGAAGACACCGTGCTGGGCGACCTCACGGACCTCCACCCACTCCTTGCCCCATGCCTCGGCGAAGCGTTTGCCGTCCCAGGTGGTGACGCCGGGGAAGACCATGGTGCAGCCGACCGCGCCGAGCAGTGCCGTGTGCAGCTCCTCGGGTACGTCGTCCAGGGTGCGCAGGGCGAGCACCGCCCCGGCGTTGACGGAGCGCAGCCTGCGGATACCCCGGACGCTTTCGGCGGTGACCGTGTGGGTCGCGTCGTCCAGGACCAGGCAGACGAAGAGCGAACGGTCGGCGCGGGCCGCGGTGATCGCGTTGAACTGCGCGAGGACGATCCGGGCCAGCACCCGGGACGCCTCGGCGTGGGCGCGTTCCGGCAGATCGATGCGCACCCGCAGCGGGTGCTGTTCCAGGGAGCGCAGCGAGAACGGGCGGGCGTCGCTTCCGGTGGCGAAGAACCCGGCGAAGGCCGGCCGGTCGAGCACGGCGATCCGGTCGGCGAGGACGGCGGCAGGATCACCGGCGCCGCTCGCCTGACGCTGCCGGGCATCCAGCTCCCGCAGCATCGTGCGGTGCCCGGCCGATTCCAGGGCTTCACGCAGGCTGCCCAGCGCGGCCGCGGAGCCTTCGAGGAGTTCGCGGAGCTCGGGTACGCCGGGAAAGGTGCCGTGAACGGCACGGTACGGGCCGAGCAGCTGGCCGAGCGCGGTCGCCGCGCGCCGGGTGTCCAGTGCGGGAAGGTCTCCGGCCAGGCCCTCCGCGAGGGCGGCGGCCGCCTCGTCGGGGTCGGTCGTTCCGCCGTACAGGTCGAAGTCGTGCATGGACGCGGGGTCGCCGATCTTGACGACGACGTCGTAGGCCCCGTCCGGGCCGAGCCGGTCACCGGCCCCGCCGACGGCGAGCACCGCCGCCTGACCGGTGAGCGCCCGCAGGGCGAGGGATTCGACGACGGGCCGCACCAGCCGTTCCGTCTTGCCCGTGCCGGGCGGTCCGACGACCAGCAGCGAGGTGCCGAGCGACGCGGGTTCCAACGCCATGCCCGAGCCGCGGCGGGCATAGGGATTGCGTGGGTCGTCGGTGCAGTCGCCGATGCGGACCTGGCCGGTGAGCGGGTCGTGCACGGCGGTGCGCCGTGGCAGGTCCCGGCGGCCGGAGGGGTGGAGGTAAGCGTCGGCGCCCTTGCGCAGCACCGTCTCGGTGAACGAGGCACGCAGGTCGGGGCGGGTCCGCGCGGTGCCCCACGCATGGCGCAGCCGTACGCAGTCGATGTCGTTCAGCCGGTCGCCGCGCACGGCGGCGGTGAGTGCCTCCGCGGCGTCCGTGCTCCCGGCGGCCCGCATCTCGGGCCAGTGGGCGAGGTCGGGACCGGACTGCGCGGGAGCGGTCCGGGGCTGCCGCGGACCGGGTTCACCGCGCCCCAGGAGGGGGCCGAGCTCTGCCGACCACTGGCCGATCCTCGCGAAGGGCCACACGATCGCGGTGCCGATCAGGGCGTAGAGCACGATCGAGACGAAAAGCGCCACGTACTGGTTGCCACCCCCTTGCAGCCAGCTGGTCGGAACCGCGGGCAGGATGACATCGGCGAGCGGTACCCACCGGGTCCAGACGAGCCAGATGGCGAGTGCCGCGCCGGACGCCGAGACCACCAGCCTGGCCCGGCCCAGCCGGGGGCCGGCGAAGTAGCGGAACACATGGGCCCAGCCGCCGATCCGGGCGGCCCAGCAGCCCAGGCCGAGGACCAGAACCTGGAGGTAGAGCGCGTTGGAGTTGCGTACCAGCGGCGGCGCGTCCGGCCTGAGGATGTGGTACGGCCACCACTCGGGACCTGTGATGATCTCGATCGGCCAGAACGCATAGGGCACCACGCGCTCCGAGAGCAGCAGCCACAGCAGGAGCCACAGCGCCATAGTGGCCAACGGACCCACCAGCGAGGGGCGCGGCGGGCGCTCGGCGGGCCGTGGCACGTACGCGTACCGCCAGATGCCCGGCCCGGCCGCGGGGCGGGGCGCGTTCAGCCACTCGGCCGTGTGCGACCGGGCATCCGGCGGCCGGTGCCCCCCGGGGGAGGCCACGGGCCGCTGCGGGACGGAGGGCGGCGCAGCGGGCGGCGGGATCGTGGGAGGGAACGCCGGCGGGGCGACGGGCGGAGGGCCGGGCGGCAGCGCGGGGGGCGGGCCTGCCGGGTGCGGCACGGAGCTCCCGGTCCGGCCGCCGGGCGGCTGCCCGCCCCGCGTGCCCCGGGTGCCGTGCGTGCCTTCGTTGTCCATGAACCGTTGCCCCCTGACCAGCCAGGTCCGACCGCTGCACCGGCCAATCTAGTGCGCGAACACGGTGAGTTCAGCCAGGCGCCCGGATAGTGACGGGCCAGGGGCCGCAACGTCTCCGCCGCACCTCGTGTCCGTCTTCTGTCCGTCTTCTGTCCGTCGCGGACAAGGACACGCCCGCCACCACTCCCGATCGGAGCATGCCGGACCCCTGCCCCCGCCCCTAGCCTGCAGAAAGAGAAGCGTCCTAAACACCCCCCAGGAGCCCCGCATGACCGCAATTCCGCAGGAGCGCCGCGTCGTCACTGCCATTCCCGGCCCGAAGTCCGTGGAGCTGCAGGCCCGCCGGCTTGCGACGGTCGCCGCAGGTGTGGGCTCCACCCTGCCGGTGTTCACCGCCCGCGCGGGCGGCGGGATCATCGAGGACGTGGACGGGAACCGTCTGATCGACTTCGGTTCCGGCATCGCCGTGACGTCCGTCGGCGCCTCCGCCGAGGCCGTCGTGCGCCGCGCCTCCGCCCAGCTGGCCGACTTCACCCACACCTGTTTCATGGTCACGCCGTACGAGGGGTACGTCGAGGTCTGCGAGCAGCTCGCCGAGCTCACGCCGGGCGACCACGCGAAGAAGTCCGCGCTGTTCAACTCGGGCGCCGAGGCCGTCGAGAACGCGGTGAAGATCGCCCGCGCCCACACCAAGCGCACCGCCGTCGTCGTCTTCGACCACGGCTACCACGGCCGGACCAACCTGACGATGGCGCTGACGGCGAAGAACATGCCGTACAAGCAGGGTTTCGGTCCGTTCGCGCCCGAGGTCTACCGGGTGCCGGTCGCGTACGGCTACCGCTGGCCGACCGGTGCCGAGAACGCCGGCGCCGAGGCCTCCGCCCAGGCCATCGACCAGATCACCAAGCAGATCGGCGCGGACAACGTCGCCGCGATCATCATCGAGCCTGTTCTCGGCGAGGGCGGCTTCATCGAGCCGGCGAAGGGCTTCCTGCCGGCGATCGCGCAGTTCGCCAAGGACAACGGCATCGTCTTCGTCGCCGACGAGATCCAGTCCGGTTTC
This genomic interval from Streptomyces sp. NBC_00464 contains the following:
- a CDS encoding ATP/GTP-binding protein, which encodes MDNEGTHGTRGTRGGQPPGGRTGSSVPHPAGPPPALPPGPPPVAPPAFPPTIPPPAAPPSVPQRPVASPGGHRPPDARSHTAEWLNAPRPAAGPGIWRYAYVPRPAERPPRPSLVGPLATMALWLLLWLLLSERVVPYAFWPIEIITGPEWWPYHILRPDAPPLVRNSNALYLQVLVLGLGCWAARIGGWAHVFRYFAGPRLGRARLVVSASGAALAIWLVWTRWVPLADVILPAVPTSWLQGGGNQYVALFVSIVLYALIGTAIVWPFARIGQWSAELGPLLGRGEPGPRQPRTAPAQSGPDLAHWPEMRAAGSTDAAEALTAAVRGDRLNDIDCVRLRHAWGTARTRPDLRASFTETVLRKGADAYLHPSGRRDLPRRTAVHDPLTGQVRIGDCTDDPRNPYARRGSGMALEPASLGTSLLVVGPPGTGKTERLVRPVVESLALRALTGQAAVLAVGGAGDRLGPDGAYDVVVKIGDPASMHDFDLYGGTTDPDEAAAALAEGLAGDLPALDTRRAATALGQLLGPYRAVHGTFPGVPELRELLEGSAAALGSLREALESAGHRTMLRELDARQRQASGAGDPAAVLADRIAVLDRPAFAGFFATGSDARPFSLRSLEQHPLRVRIDLPERAHAEASRVLARIVLAQFNAITAARADRSLFVCLVLDDATHTVTAESVRGIRRLRSVNAGAVLALRTLDDVPEELHTALLGAVGCTMVFPGVTTWDGKRFAEAWGKEWVEVREVAQHGVFADQPLTRALHALRKMATGKAVTTDAVTVRQVERERWSASGLAYELPAGHAVLSLTTVDGEHASPLLVRLGG
- the gabT gene encoding 4-aminobutyrate--2-oxoglutarate transaminase, with the protein product MTAIPQERRVVTAIPGPKSVELQARRLATVAAGVGSTLPVFTARAGGGIIEDVDGNRLIDFGSGIAVTSVGASAEAVVRRASAQLADFTHTCFMVTPYEGYVEVCEQLAELTPGDHAKKSALFNSGAEAVENAVKIARAHTKRTAVVVFDHGYHGRTNLTMALTAKNMPYKQGFGPFAPEVYRVPVAYGYRWPTGAENAGAEASAQAIDQITKQIGADNVAAIIIEPVLGEGGFIEPAKGFLPAIAQFAKDNGIVFVADEIQSGFCRTGQWFACEDEGIVPDLITTAKGIAGGLPLSAVTGRAEIMDAAHAGGLGGTYGGNPVACAGALGAIETMRELDLNGKAKRIEEVMKGRLAEMQSKLPNGDLIGDIRGRGAMIAIELVKAGTKDPNPEVAAQLAKACHAEGVLVLTCGTYGNVLRFLPPLVIGEDLLNEGLDVIEQAFAGV